A single Thermoanaerobacterium sp. RBIITD DNA region contains:
- the rpoC gene encoding DNA-directed RNA polymerase subunit beta' translates to MFELKNFDSMKIGLASPEKIREWSRGEVKKPETINYRTLKPEREGLFCEKIFGPTKDWECHCGKYKRVRYKGVICDRCGVEVTRAKVRRERMGHIELAAPVSHIWYFKGIPSRMGLILDMSPRALEKVLYFASYVVIDPGETNLTKKQLLNEKEYREYLDKYGNKFKAGMGAESIKELLQEIDLEKLSKELKAEIRESTGQKRVRAIRRLEVVQAFLDSGNKPEWMILDVIPVIPPDLRPMVQLDGGRFATSDLNDLYRRVINRNNRLKRLLDLGAPDIIVRNEKRMLQEAVDALIDNGRRGRPVTGPGNRPLKSLSDMLKGKQGRFRQNLLGKRVDYSGRSVIVVGPELKLYQCGLPKEMALELFKPFVMKKLVDKGVAQHIKSAKRMVEKVRPEVWDVLEDVIKEHPVLLNRAPTLHRLGIQAFEPVLVEGRAIKLHPLVCTAYNADFDGDQMAVHVPLTVEAQAEARFLMLAANNILKPQDGKPVMTPTQDMVLGCYYLTGDEDGVKGEGRVFKDFEEALMAYQLNQIHIHAKIKVRVTREVNGETKSKLIETTIGKLIFNSAIPQDLGYVDRTNPDTMFDLEISTLVDKSKLGKILDRVYRAHGPTKTAETLDKIKALGYRYSTKAALTVSVSDMAIPEEKRILLKEADDAVSKIDTQFRRGLISEEERYESVIRTWNMTTEKVSDALMSSLDKFNPIFMMAHSGARGSKNQIKQLAGMRGLMANPAGRIIELPIRSNFREGLSVLEFFISTHGARKGLADTALRTADSGYLTRRLVDVSQDVIIREEDCGTDEGIYVNEIKEGNEVIEKLSDRVNGRVALDDIIDPNTGEIIVKKNTMITEKDAERIEMSGIKKVKIRSLLTCKSKHGVCRMCYGRNLATGTQVEIGEAVGIIAAQAIGEPGTQLTMRTFHTGGVAGADITQGLPRVEELFEARKPKGLAVISEIPGVVKINETKKKREVVVTDNDNNISKTYLIPYGSRLKVQDGQYIEAGDELTEGSVNPHDILKIKGLFAVQTYLLQEVQKVYRLQGVEINDKHIEVIIRQMMRKIKVEDSGDTSMMPGELVDMFAFEEENRKAQEKGLKPATGVRALLGITKAALATDSFLSAASFQETTRVLTDAAIKGKVDPLIGLKENVIIGKLIPAGTGLSRYRNIVVKPLKETEDEKEDEDEVNNTEISVK, encoded by the coding sequence TTGTTTGAGCTTAAAAATTTTGATTCTATGAAGATAGGGTTGGCTTCGCCAGAAAAAATAAGAGAATGGTCGAGGGGCGAGGTTAAAAAACCGGAAACTATAAATTATAGGACATTAAAACCCGAAAGGGAAGGTCTGTTCTGCGAAAAAATATTTGGACCGACAAAGGACTGGGAGTGTCATTGTGGAAAATATAAAAGGGTAAGGTATAAAGGCGTTATATGTGACAGATGTGGTGTTGAAGTAACACGGGCAAAAGTAAGGCGTGAAAGAATGGGACATATTGAACTCGCTGCACCTGTATCACATATATGGTATTTTAAAGGGATTCCTAGCCGTATGGGATTAATACTGGATATGTCACCGAGGGCTCTTGAGAAAGTTTTATATTTTGCATCCTATGTTGTAATTGATCCTGGTGAAACTAATCTTACAAAGAAGCAACTACTTAATGAGAAGGAATACCGTGAGTATCTTGACAAATACGGCAATAAGTTTAAAGCCGGGATGGGTGCAGAATCGATAAAAGAATTATTGCAGGAGATAGACCTTGAAAAACTTTCAAAGGAATTAAAGGCTGAAATCAGGGAATCAACTGGACAGAAACGTGTAAGGGCAATAAGAAGGCTTGAAGTTGTTCAGGCATTTTTAGATTCCGGAAATAAACCTGAATGGATGATATTGGATGTTATACCGGTAATACCACCTGATTTAAGGCCGATGGTCCAACTTGATGGTGGAAGATTTGCAACATCTGATTTAAATGATTTATATAGGAGAGTAATAAATAGAAACAACAGGCTAAAGAGGCTTCTTGACCTTGGAGCACCTGATATTATTGTAAGAAATGAAAAGAGAATGCTTCAAGAAGCTGTTGATGCATTAATAGACAATGGTAGAAGAGGAAGACCTGTCACAGGGCCTGGCAATAGACCACTTAAATCATTATCAGACATGTTAAAGGGTAAACAAGGTAGATTCAGGCAGAATCTGCTTGGTAAAAGGGTTGACTATTCAGGACGTTCTGTTATTGTCGTTGGTCCTGAGCTGAAACTTTATCAATGTGGTTTACCTAAGGAAATGGCACTTGAATTGTTTAAGCCATTTGTAATGAAGAAACTTGTCGATAAAGGTGTTGCACAGCATATAAAGAGTGCAAAGAGAATGGTCGAAAAAGTACGTCCGGAAGTATGGGATGTATTGGAAGATGTTATAAAAGAGCATCCAGTCCTTTTAAATAGGGCTCCTACATTACATCGTCTTGGCATACAAGCATTTGAACCAGTTTTGGTTGAAGGCAGAGCAATTAAGTTGCACCCACTTGTATGTACAGCATATAATGCAGATTTCGATGGAGACCAGATGGCTGTCCATGTACCATTGACTGTGGAAGCCCAAGCTGAGGCTAGATTTTTGATGTTGGCTGCAAATAATATTTTGAAGCCACAGGATGGTAAACCTGTTATGACACCTACACAGGATATGGTTCTTGGTTGTTACTATTTAACAGGTGATGAAGATGGTGTAAAAGGTGAAGGCAGGGTATTTAAGGATTTTGAGGAAGCATTAATGGCGTACCAATTGAACCAGATACACATACATGCAAAAATAAAAGTAAGAGTGACAAGAGAAGTAAATGGTGAAACAAAGTCAAAGCTTATAGAGACTACTATCGGCAAGCTGATATTTAATTCTGCAATACCACAGGATTTAGGGTATGTTGATAGGACAAATCCTGACACTATGTTTGATTTAGAAATATCAACGCTTGTTGATAAATCAAAACTCGGTAAGATACTCGATAGAGTATATAGAGCACATGGTCCTACAAAAACAGCCGAAACTCTTGATAAAATAAAAGCATTAGGATATAGATATTCCACAAAGGCGGCACTTACTGTTAGTGTATCAGATATGGCAATACCAGAAGAAAAAAGGATACTTCTTAAAGAGGCTGATGACGCGGTATCAAAGATTGATACTCAGTTTAGACGTGGTCTCATATCAGAAGAGGAAAGATATGAAAGTGTCATAAGGACATGGAATATGACCACAGAAAAAGTAAGTGATGCTTTGATGTCTAGCCTTGATAAATTTAACCCTATATTCATGATGGCCCATTCTGGTGCGAGAGGTAGTAAAAATCAGATTAAGCAGTTAGCAGGGATGAGAGGATTGATGGCTAATCCTGCAGGAAGGATCATCGAACTTCCTATAAGGTCTAACTTCAGAGAAGGGCTTAGTGTTCTTGAATTCTTTATATCAACACATGGTGCAAGGAAGGGACTTGCTGATACAGCGTTAAGGACTGCCGACTCAGGATATTTAACACGTAGACTAGTAGATGTAAGCCAGGATGTAATAATTCGTGAAGAAGACTGTGGTACGGATGAAGGCATATATGTAAATGAGATAAAGGAAGGCAATGAAGTAATAGAAAAGCTATCTGATAGAGTAAATGGAAGAGTTGCATTAGATGATATCATCGATCCAAATACAGGTGAAATAATTGTTAAGAAAAACACTATGATTACGGAAAAAGATGCTGAAAGAATAGAAATGTCAGGCATTAAAAAGGTAAAGATAAGGTCTTTGCTTACATGTAAGTCTAAACATGGTGTATGTAGGATGTGCTATGGAAGGAACCTTGCAACAGGTACACAAGTTGAGATAGGTGAAGCTGTCGGTATTATAGCTGCTCAAGCTATAGGCGAGCCAGGGACACAGCTTACAATGAGAACTTTCCATACCGGTGGTGTTGCCGGTGCTGATATAACACAAGGTTTACCTAGGGTTGAAGAGCTATTTGAGGCAAGAAAACCAAAGGGGCTTGCGGTAATATCAGAAATACCAGGTGTTGTAAAAATTAATGAAACAAAGAAGAAAAGGGAAGTTGTCGTAACAGATAATGACAATAATATTTCAAAGACATACCTTATACCATATGGCTCGAGGTTAAAAGTGCAGGATGGTCAATATATTGAAGCAGGTGATGAACTCACAGAAGGTTCTGTAAATCCACATGACATATTAAAGATAAAGGGATTATTTGCGGTTCAAACATATCTCTTGCAGGAAGTGCAGAAAGTATATAGGCTTCAAGGTGTTGAAATCAATGATAAACATATTGAAGTCATAATAAGGCAAATGATGCGGAAAATTAAAGTTGAAGATTCAGGAGACACATCAATGATGCCAGGTGAACTTGTGGATATGTTCGCGTTTGAAGAAGAAAATAGAAAAGCTCAAGAAAAGGGACTAAAGCCAGCTACAGGTGTAAGAGCATTGCTCGGTATTACAAAAGCCGCACTTGCTACAGATTCATTCCTTTCGGCTGCGTCCTTCCAAGAGACAACAAGGGTTCTTACAGATGCGGCTATAAAAGGAAAGGTGGATCCTTTAATAGGACTTAAGGAAAATGTCATAATAGGTAAGCTAATACCAGCTGGTACAGGCTTATCGAGATATAGAAATATTGTAGTAAAGCCACTTAAAGAGACTGAAGATGAAAAAGAAGACGAAGATGAAGTCAATAATACAGAAATTAGTGTAAAATAA
- the rpsG gene encoding 30S ribosomal protein S7, which translates to MPRKGYVAKRDVLPDPVYNSKKVTKLINKIMISGKRGVAQRICYGAFEIIKEKTGKDPLEVFEDAMNNVMPVLEVKPRRVGGATYQVPVEVRPERRQTLGIRWLIDFARKRNGRTMTEKLAAEIMDAANNTGASVKKREDTHKMAEANKAFAHYRW; encoded by the coding sequence ATGCCAAGAAAAGGCTATGTAGCAAAACGTGATGTACTGCCGGATCCAGTCTACAACAGCAAAAAGGTTACAAAATTAATCAATAAAATAATGATTAGCGGAAAAAGAGGAGTAGCACAAAGAATATGCTATGGTGCTTTTGAAATAATAAAAGAGAAGACAGGTAAAGATCCATTAGAAGTATTTGAAGATGCTATGAATAACGTTATGCCTGTACTTGAAGTTAAACCAAGACGTGTAGGTGGTGCTACTTATCAGGTGCCGGTTGAAGTAAGACCGGAAAGAAGACAGACATTGGGTATAAGATGGCTAATAGATTTTGCAAGAAAAAGAAATGGAAGAACAATGACTGAAAAATTGGCTGCAGAAATAATGGATGCTGCAAATAATACAGGTGCCAGTGTTAAGAAGAGAGAAGATACACATAAGATGGCAGAAGCTAATAAGGCATTTGCACATTACAGATGGTAA
- the rpsL gene encoding 30S ribosomal protein S12, which yields MPTINQLIKQGRKKVEFKSTSPALKGNPQKRGVCTVVKTTTPKKPNSALRKIARVRLVNNTEVTAYIPGIGHNLQEHSVVLVRGGRVKDLPGVRYKIIRGTLDAAGVANRKQARSQYGAKKPK from the coding sequence ATGCCGACGATTAATCAGCTTATCAAACAAGGAAGGAAGAAGGTTGAATTTAAATCAACATCCCCGGCATTAAAGGGTAATCCTCAGAAAAGGGGTGTTTGTACTGTTGTAAAAACAACAACACCAAAAAAACCTAATTCAGCTTTGAGAAAGATAGCCAGAGTAAGGCTTGTGAATAATACAGAAGTTACTGCATATATACCTGGTATAGGTCACAATCTTCAGGAACACTCTGTTGTTCTTGTAAGAGGTGGAAGAGTAAAGGATTTGCCTGGTGTTAGGTATAAGATAATAAGAGGCACACTTGATGCAGCAGGTGTGGCAAATAGAAAACAAGCCCGTTCACAGTATGGTGCTAAAAAGCCTAAATGA
- a CDS encoding ribosomal L7Ae/L30e/S12e/Gadd45 family protein, whose translation MSSNKIGSSKIVIGAKQTLKAVTNDKALKVYIARDAEEHVTKKIIDVCKIKSINIIYVDTMKELGEMCGIDVGAATAAELK comes from the coding sequence ATGAGTTCAAATAAGATTGGTTCTTCTAAAATAGTAATAGGAGCAAAACAAACATTAAAAGCAGTAACAAATGATAAAGCATTAAAAGTGTATATTGCTAGAGATGCTGAAGAACATGTTACAAAAAAAATAATTGATGTTTGTAAAATTAAATCTATCAATATAATTTATGTCGACACCATGAAGGAATTGGGCGAAATGTGCGGTATTGATGTTGGCGCAGCTACTGCAGCTGAACTAAAGTAA